In Acaryochloris marina S15, a single genomic region encodes these proteins:
- a CDS encoding PAS domain-containing protein, with protein sequence MKLAEDSHYLCTELYELIQNDPSVFSFLQEATLDGVWYWDLVNPEHEWMSPEFWLFLGYSPVKKQHLASEWKDLIHPDDLAVACKNLEKHLANPAHPYDQIVRYTKKNGKMVWVRCRGIAIRDQFDQPIRMLGAHVDVTKLVEVTELLEIQLQRLDACKMRLSLEQQKVSQLAYENVKLEGQLQQKEKEIQALKQRVL encoded by the coding sequence ATGAAACTAGCTGAAGATTCTCATTATCTCTGTACGGAACTGTATGAACTGATCCAAAATGATCCCTCCGTCTTTAGTTTCTTGCAGGAAGCGACCCTAGATGGAGTGTGGTATTGGGATTTGGTTAACCCAGAACATGAGTGGATGAGTCCCGAGTTTTGGCTTTTCCTAGGGTATTCTCCGGTCAAAAAACAGCACCTAGCATCAGAGTGGAAAGACTTAATCCACCCTGATGATTTAGCCGTGGCCTGTAAAAATCTAGAAAAGCATCTTGCCAATCCCGCACACCCGTACGATCAAATCGTTCGGTATACGAAAAAAAATGGAAAGATGGTGTGGGTCCGTTGTCGAGGAATCGCTATTCGAGATCAGTTTGACCAGCCGATTCGGATGTTAGGAGCCCATGTAGATGTTACTAAACTTGTAGAAGTAACTGAACTGCTAGAAATTCAACTCCAAAGACTAGATGCCTGCAAAATGCGACTTTCTTTAGAACAGCAAAAAGTCAGCCAGTTAGCCTATGAGAATGTAAAGTTGGAAGGGCAATTGCAACAAAAGGAAAAAGAAATTCAGGCCTTGAAGCAACGGGTACTCTAG
- a CDS encoding ISAzo13-like element transposase-related protein — protein sequence MNCKATIKLSNSSRLGKTRTQTKASEYDINEGEKYLSCGVLDEEIGGLHIKFGNSYKKDDFMVDNLQDWWNIITPTEQQNIKLILIKVNNGSENSGIYTQFLNRLVTLSDRVGISIQLLCYPLDHSKYNPIERCWGILEQHWHDILLTDVETLLGWASRMTCVVTLTEETYKRGVSLTQKAMSGIEKRLERICNYLKRIFSFTQFSKGLLFRKSP from the coding sequence ATGAATTGCAAAGCCACGATTAAGCTCAGCAACTCATCACGGCTGGGAAAAACCCGAACACAGACGAAGGCCTCTGAATATGACATAAATGAAGGAGAAAAATATCTCTCTTGTGGCGTCTTAGATGAGGAAATTGGAGGGTTACACATCAAATTTGGTAACTCCTACAAAAAAGACGACTTTATGGTCGATAACTTACAAGACTGGTGGAATATAATCACGCCAACAGAGCAGCAAAACATCAAGCTGATCTTGATCAAGGTGAATAACGGTTCTGAGAATAGTGGGATATACACTCAGTTCCTCAATCGACTGGTGACATTGAGTGACCGCGTTGGCATCTCCATTCAACTACTTTGCTATCCGCTTGATCACAGCAAGTACAACCCTATTGAGCGATGTTGGGGCATTCTGGAACAGCATTGGCATGACATCTTGTTGACCGATGTCGAAACCCTGTTGGGTTGGGCTAGTCGCATGACTTGCGTTGTGACCTTGACAGAGGAGACCTATAAAAGAGGAGTTTCACTCACTCAAAAAGCAATGAGCGGGATTGAGAAACGATTGGAGAGAATCTGCAATTACCTAAAGAGGATATTTTCATTCACCCAATTTAGTAAGGGACTGCTTTTCAGGAAATCACCTTAG
- a CDS encoding SulP family inorganic anion transporter: protein MAITNRINFRNFRGDFLGGLTAAVVALPMALAFGIASGAGASAGLWGAILVGFFAALFGGTPSLISEPTGPMTVIITAVILETTASDPENGLAMAFTVVMLAGLFQIAFGMLKLGRYITMLPYNVISGFMTGIGVILIFMQMAPFLGQETPSGGVIGVIKDLPNLVVNASLWETALGLLTIAILFLYPKSLKKVMPPQLVALVVGTVVSLTLLRNIDIRTIATIGKITPGLPQLQMPTFNSENLRLIFVNAMVLAMVGSIDCLLTCLVSDSLTRTEHKSNKELIAQGVANLITGLFGGIAGSGATTATVVNIQAGGRTALSGISRALILLVVVLWAAPLTSGIPLAVLAGIVLKVGVDIIDWGFLQRVHKISWKAAGIVYSVVLLTVFVDLMVAVVVGVFIANILTIARLDELQSQSVKAITTGDDQIVLNQEEKEVLDAANGRVLLFHLNGPMIFGVAKAISREHNAIANYDVLIVDLSEVPVLGVTSALAIENAIEEATEATREVVLIGANKKVKSRLEKLGIGKIIPADHWMDDRLLALKTGLAIAQQKLMP, encoded by the coding sequence ATGGCGATTACCAATCGAATCAATTTTCGTAATTTCAGAGGCGATTTCCTCGGCGGCTTAACCGCTGCGGTGGTCGCTCTACCCATGGCTCTTGCCTTTGGCATCGCCTCGGGAGCCGGAGCCTCAGCGGGACTATGGGGTGCAATTTTAGTCGGCTTTTTTGCGGCACTGTTTGGCGGTACTCCCAGCCTCATCTCTGAACCCACTGGGCCCATGACGGTGATTATTACTGCTGTGATTCTTGAGACTACGGCCAGTGACCCCGAGAATGGATTGGCCATGGCGTTTACGGTGGTCATGCTGGCGGGTCTGTTTCAGATTGCCTTTGGCATGCTGAAGTTAGGGCGCTACATTACAATGCTGCCCTACAACGTGATTTCAGGCTTTATGACCGGCATCGGCGTCATTCTGATCTTTATGCAGATGGCGCCGTTTTTAGGTCAAGAAACCCCCTCTGGTGGGGTGATTGGAGTGATTAAAGATCTGCCCAACCTGGTCGTTAATGCCAGTCTGTGGGAAACCGCTCTCGGCTTGCTCACCATTGCCATTCTATTTCTGTATCCCAAATCCCTCAAGAAAGTCATGCCGCCCCAGCTCGTTGCTCTGGTGGTGGGCACGGTGGTGTCGCTGACGCTGTTGCGCAATATCGATATTCGCACCATTGCGACCATCGGCAAGATTACCCCTGGGTTGCCTCAGCTGCAGATGCCCACCTTTAACTCCGAAAACCTACGGCTAATATTTGTCAACGCCATGGTGCTGGCGATGGTGGGTTCCATTGACTGCCTACTGACCTGCCTGGTATCGGATAGTTTGACCCGCACCGAGCACAAGTCCAATAAAGAACTGATTGCTCAGGGGGTCGCAAACCTGATTACTGGCCTATTTGGCGGTATTGCTGGCTCTGGAGCAACCACGGCCACGGTGGTGAACATTCAGGCCGGAGGGCGCACGGCACTGTCGGGTATTAGCCGAGCGCTGATCTTGCTGGTGGTAGTCCTTTGGGCTGCACCCCTGACCTCGGGCATTCCCCTAGCCGTGTTGGCGGGGATTGTGCTGAAAGTAGGGGTCGATATTATTGACTGGGGCTTTTTGCAGCGGGTTCACAAAATCTCCTGGAAGGCCGCAGGCATTGTCTATAGTGTGGTGCTGCTGACAGTGTTTGTGGATCTAATGGTAGCGGTAGTGGTAGGTGTATTTATCGCCAATATTCTGACCATTGCCCGCTTGGATGAGTTGCAATCGCAGTCAGTGAAAGCGATTACTACCGGCGACGATCAGATTGTGCTGAATCAAGAAGAAAAAGAAGTATTGGATGCGGCTAATGGCCGGGTACTCCTGTTTCACCTCAACGGGCCGATGATTTTTGGAGTAGCCAAGGCCATCTCGCGTGAGCATAATGCGATCGCAAACTACGATGTGTTGATTGTGGATCTCAGTGAGGTGCCCGTGCTAGGGGTAACCTCGGCATTAGCCATTGAAAATGCGATCGAAGAAGCTACTGAGGCGACTCGTGAAGTGGTACTGATTGGCGCGAACAAAAAGGTCAAGAGCCGGCTGGAAAAGCTGGGCATAGGAAAAATTATTCCGGCAGATCACTGGATGGACGATCGATTACTAGCGCTGAAAACAGGTCTGGCGATCGCCCAGCAGAAGCTTATGCCTTGA
- a CDS encoding YdiU family protein: MSYPSKPSAEPCVTTFDEFVRLADYSLMNSLNADPDATGDGDDHRARQVFSGHFVPVTPTPLAEPEYVAHSSTFFKELGLSDELALNEKFRHVFSGDISASHEPMRQVGWATGYALSIYGTEYIQQCPFGTGNGYGDGRAISVFEGIINGQRWEMQLKGGGPTPYCRGGDGRAVLRSSVREFLAQEYMQALGVPTSRSLTLYVSKSETVTRPWYSQDSHSTDPDILVDDPVAISTRVAPSFLRVGQLELFARRARNNAHPRALEELSMIVSHLIEREYKSDINQSLGFADQLVELAKLFRQRLTTLVANWQRIGYCQGNFNSDNCAAGGFTLDYGPFGFCEVFDPWFQPWAGGGEQFSFFNQPIAAEANYHMFWKAVRPLLAEDAETLEQFDQVRRGFAEAMQKQIQEMWATKLGLTEFNPELFKKLMQLMTDSEVDYTIFFRELSHIPDDVSALKKSFYVKTSQQLDEQWQSWLKSWRNLVINDNNLAEISTKMKQTNPKYTWREWLIVPAYQQAMQGDYTLVKELQDVLSYPYDEQSQEIEDKYYRLRPKAFFNTGGVSHYTCSS; this comes from the coding sequence ATGTCATATCCATCTAAACCATCTGCTGAGCCCTGCGTAACAACCTTCGATGAGTTTGTGCGATTAGCAGATTATTCTCTGATGAACAGCTTAAATGCCGATCCTGATGCTACAGGAGATGGTGATGATCACCGTGCCCGCCAGGTTTTTTCTGGTCATTTCGTACCTGTGACACCCACGCCCCTTGCAGAACCAGAATATGTAGCCCATAGCAGCACTTTTTTTAAGGAACTTGGGTTGAGCGATGAACTGGCGCTGAATGAAAAATTTCGCCATGTATTTTCGGGTGATATCTCTGCGTCGCATGAGCCAATGCGTCAGGTTGGCTGGGCAACTGGTTATGCACTGTCGATTTATGGCACCGAATATATCCAACAATGTCCATTCGGTACGGGGAATGGCTATGGCGATGGTCGGGCGATATCTGTGTTTGAAGGAATCATCAATGGCCAGCGCTGGGAAATGCAATTGAAAGGGGGTGGCCCAACGCCTTATTGCCGTGGTGGCGACGGGCGCGCAGTGCTACGTTCAAGTGTGCGTGAGTTTCTAGCGCAAGAATATATGCAGGCTTTAGGTGTGCCAACATCGCGCTCTTTGACACTGTATGTTTCTAAATCTGAGACCGTTACCCGACCTTGGTATTCTCAAGACTCCCACTCCACTGACCCTGATATTTTGGTGGACGATCCTGTGGCCATTTCAACTCGCGTTGCACCATCCTTTTTGCGCGTTGGTCAGCTAGAGTTATTTGCCCGCCGCGCTCGCAACAATGCTCATCCAAGAGCATTAGAAGAGTTAAGCATGATAGTGTCCCATTTAATTGAGCGAGAATACAAAAGCGACATTAATCAAAGCCTTGGTTTTGCAGATCAATTGGTTGAGTTGGCTAAGCTATTTCGCCAGCGTCTCACGACCCTGGTGGCCAATTGGCAACGTATTGGTTATTGCCAGGGTAATTTCAACAGTGACAACTGCGCCGCGGGTGGCTTTACCCTCGACTATGGACCATTTGGGTTTTGTGAAGTTTTTGACCCTTGGTTTCAACCTTGGGCTGGCGGCGGCGAGCAATTTTCATTCTTTAATCAGCCAATCGCAGCAGAAGCGAATTATCACATGTTTTGGAAAGCTGTGAGACCGCTACTTGCAGAAGATGCTGAAACTTTAGAACAGTTCGACCAAGTACGCCGTGGCTTTGCAGAAGCAATGCAAAAACAAATTCAAGAAATGTGGGCGACCAAACTTGGATTAACTGAATTTAACCCAGAGCTATTTAAGAAATTAATGCAGTTAATGACCGACTCAGAGGTAGATTACACCATTTTCTTCCGCGAGTTATCTCATATACCAGACGATGTCTCAGCATTGAAAAAGAGCTTCTACGTTAAAACTTCACAACAACTCGACGAGCAATGGCAATCTTGGCTAAAAAGCTGGCGCAACCTCGTCATTAACGACAACAATTTGGCTGAGATATCAACAAAGATGAAACAGACTAACCCAAAATACACATGGCGAGAGTGGTTGATTGTCCCCGCCTACCAACAAGCCATGCAGGGTGACTACACATTAGTTAAAGAGTTGCAAGATGTACTTAGCTATCCATATGATGAGCAATCACAGGAAATAGAAGATAAATACTATCGTTTAAGACCTAAGGCGTTTTTTAACACTGGTGGAGTGTCGCACTATACCTGTTCGTCTTGA
- a CDS encoding prepilin-type N-terminal cleavage/methylation domain-containing protein: MGLFIEFSSLRLTARKTSVIIRTHKKSHEQGFTLVEVAVAMLVMAIFIGTAMQGLVLSTTFKVRAKQLTAANNWIQQDLEDVKAVASDVGQVPLTSALLYADALPGDTTIQVTQLGFRPGDSIVIGTETNSNVITNLQIQTDPITGTNYLEVTLLNPLAYNQKADSTALVLARCRSHLATGGFAAYLDESLPAVKSEMDNSSTPKSGQKTILGQEFTLQRTTSVRPAEPYQILEVTYNVTDENLETVAQANSEVVPNAFFACP; encoded by the coding sequence ATGGGTCTATTTATAGAATTCTCATCCCTTAGGCTCACAGCTAGGAAGACTTCAGTGATCATAAGAACACACAAAAAATCTCATGAACAAGGATTTACCTTAGTTGAAGTTGCAGTTGCCATGTTGGTTATGGCAATTTTTATTGGGACTGCAATGCAAGGTTTGGTTCTCTCAACAACATTCAAGGTACGCGCCAAACAGTTGACTGCAGCCAATAACTGGATTCAGCAAGACTTAGAAGATGTCAAAGCTGTAGCGAGTGATGTGGGCCAAGTGCCCCTCACTTCAGCATTGCTTTATGCTGATGCACTTCCAGGGGATACAACAATTCAGGTTACTCAACTAGGATTTAGGCCAGGCGATTCTATTGTGATTGGTACAGAGACGAACAGTAACGTCATAACCAATCTGCAAATTCAAACTGACCCCATCACTGGCACAAATTATTTAGAAGTCACCTTACTCAATCCTTTAGCCTATAACCAAAAAGCGGACTCCACAGCCCTCGTATTGGCAAGATGCCGATCTCATCTGGCTACCGGAGGTTTCGCCGCCTATCTTGATGAATCGCTACCTGCAGTCAAATCAGAAATGGACAACAGTAGCACGCCTAAATCCGGGCAAAAAACTATCTTAGGCCAAGAATTCACCCTGCAAAGGACAACCTCCGTTCGGCCAGCAGAGCCCTATCAAATTTTGGAAGTTACTTATAACGTCACTGATGAAAATTTGGAGACAGTAGCCCAAGCCAATTCAGAGGTGGTACCTAATGCGTTCTTTGCCTGTCCATAG
- a CDS encoding Tfp pilus assembly protein FimT/FimU, which translates to MRSLPVHSEQGFTQLEIVIVVVVMGILGAVAAPSFLNWVNTRKLEVGLAELEGALIEGQNQAIRQSKTCTINLPTGSSPVLSSSPTDCLRTGNRTLEGLQLRHSLATPSLSFDFKGRVPSSLTAEQTIVLSIANETNTPSKCLVIAPGIGLIRVGKYIGTPTTTLASNCKTSTL; encoded by the coding sequence ATGCGTTCTTTGCCTGTCCATAGTGAACAAGGGTTCACCCAGCTCGAAATCGTCATTGTTGTGGTAGTGATGGGTATCTTAGGGGCGGTTGCAGCACCCAGCTTTCTAAATTGGGTTAACACCCGAAAGCTTGAAGTAGGCTTAGCTGAACTGGAAGGGGCACTCATCGAAGGCCAAAACCAAGCGATTCGTCAGAGTAAGACTTGCACCATTAACCTGCCGACAGGGAGCAGTCCTGTATTGAGCAGTTCACCTACAGATTGTCTACGCACTGGCAACCGAACGCTAGAAGGGCTTCAACTCAGACATTCACTAGCCACTCCCTCCCTCAGTTTTGACTTTAAAGGGCGAGTTCCCTCTTCTTTAACGGCAGAACAAACCATCGTTCTGTCTATCGCCAATGAAACCAATACTCCTTCAAAGTGTTTAGTGATTGCCCCTGGCATTGGATTGATCCGAGTGGGGAAATATATAGGCACACCCACGACAACATTGGCCAGCAACTGCAAAACCTCTACACTATGA
- a CDS encoding type II secretion system protein J produces the protein MISKISEVVTGHIPHRCQHQGINQVSNTSENASNQGFTLVELLVGMVVTSIFLVFAGSGLISILQSHRQSEAEVDQHTKLNRAINFIADDIREAKVVSTTAPSGWTVPADYSAILYLTKPDNSTVAYYAFDTSSGSNWQGPQVIYRSTVSNTAGNPLVDRVSNASPGCSGSGTSGFEVSPSSLTPSTRSVRLCLLGDLPNGSTQLVQYTATLRSNDVPSSP, from the coding sequence ATGATTTCTAAAATTTCAGAAGTTGTGACTGGCCATATTCCACATCGTTGCCAACATCAGGGCATTAATCAGGTCTCTAATACATCAGAGAATGCCAGTAATCAAGGGTTTACATTGGTTGAGCTGTTGGTCGGAATGGTAGTGACCAGTATCTTCCTTGTTTTTGCAGGGTCGGGACTGATTTCCATTTTGCAAAGCCATCGTCAGTCAGAGGCTGAGGTGGATCAGCATACTAAATTAAACCGTGCCATAAACTTTATCGCTGACGATATTAGAGAGGCCAAGGTAGTTTCTACCACTGCACCATCAGGTTGGACGGTTCCTGCCGACTATAGTGCTATTCTCTACCTCACTAAACCAGATAATTCAACGGTTGCTTACTACGCATTTGATACATCTTCGGGATCAAACTGGCAGGGACCACAAGTGATTTACCGATCAACAGTCTCTAATACTGCCGGAAATCCATTAGTTGATCGAGTGTCTAATGCTTCTCCAGGATGTTCTGGTTCAGGGACGTCGGGGTTTGAAGTATCGCCTTCTTCCCTGACACCGAGCACGCGATCCGTTCGGTTATGCCTGCTGGGAGATTTGCCGAACGGTTCAACTCAACTTGTGCAATATACTGCGACCCTCAGAAGTAATGATGTGCCATCCTCTCCATAA
- a CDS encoding family 16 glycosylhydrolase codes for MAKPTTKGNKGNAKLGMGQPDVLDLTSNQGNLGLASDPVPSQSSTGIDTSNTAPTTLFSGKGKGLGLGNGFTPPGLDKPKPENWQRGLNIKGKGWEKNFGDGVTVDDDLNTGIHPDSKANWSMVFNDEFNGTELDRTKWDTEYYYGSRTNSFNNELQYYTDAGNFEFNDGVMSIVAKEETVEGETWFDSGKTFDYTSGMISGHDSLSFTYGHFEISGQSPTGQGLWPAFWMLPESGEWPPEIDIMEILGDDTSTAYTTVHYQDPSQAGNHGMEGSWFSGIDFADGMHTFAVDWQPGELTWFIDGMEVFNTTENVPDQPMYMLANLAVGGNWPGSPDETTEFPSSFDIDHIRVYQDSTSTESGLTGGSADDMLSRVGEGFLEGQGGNDTLVGGTGSNRLVGGTGNDTLIDLEGYDIFTGGIGNDLFVLGDASGSAYDSPFYDGYAVLTDFNAAEDMIQLSGNANKYSLGAASEGDVSGAGLYRGNDLIAIVENTTVESLDLDASYISYV; via the coding sequence ATGGCCAAGCCCACAACTAAAGGAAACAAAGGAAACGCAAAGCTTGGTATGGGGCAGCCCGATGTTTTAGACCTAACATCTAACCAAGGTAATTTGGGTTTGGCTTCTGATCCAGTTCCCTCACAAAGCAGTACCGGGATAGATACTTCCAATACTGCGCCTACAACCCTATTTTCTGGAAAGGGGAAGGGATTAGGCTTAGGGAATGGATTTACTCCTCCTGGACTCGACAAGCCCAAGCCTGAGAACTGGCAACGAGGTCTCAATATCAAAGGCAAAGGTTGGGAAAAGAACTTTGGAGATGGTGTCACCGTTGATGATGATCTCAATACTGGGATTCATCCCGATTCTAAAGCCAACTGGAGCATGGTCTTTAATGATGAGTTCAACGGAACCGAGCTAGATCGCACCAAGTGGGACACCGAATACTACTACGGCAGCCGCACTAACTCCTTCAATAACGAATTGCAATATTACACCGATGCTGGCAACTTCGAATTCAATGACGGCGTGATGTCCATTGTTGCCAAAGAAGAAACCGTTGAAGGAGAAACCTGGTTTGACTCCGGTAAAACCTTTGACTACACTTCTGGCATGATCTCAGGCCACGACAGCCTCTCTTTTACCTATGGTCACTTTGAAATTAGTGGTCAATCTCCTACCGGACAGGGACTATGGCCAGCTTTTTGGATGTTGCCTGAATCCGGTGAATGGCCCCCCGAAATTGACATCATGGAAATCTTGGGAGATGACACCAGCACGGCCTATACCACTGTTCACTACCAAGATCCCTCCCAAGCAGGTAATCACGGCATGGAAGGAAGCTGGTTTAGTGGGATCGACTTTGCCGATGGCATGCACACCTTTGCGGTGGACTGGCAACCTGGAGAACTGACTTGGTTCATCGATGGCATGGAAGTGTTCAATACAACTGAGAACGTTCCTGACCAACCCATGTATATGCTGGCTAACTTGGCTGTGGGTGGTAACTGGCCCGGTTCTCCGGATGAAACTACCGAGTTTCCTAGCAGCTTTGATATTGACCATATCCGGGTCTACCAAGATTCAACCTCTACTGAAAGTGGTCTAACAGGCGGATCTGCTGATGACATGCTTTCCCGTGTAGGTGAAGGTTTTCTAGAAGGGCAAGGTGGTAATGATACTTTGGTGGGCGGAACTGGCTCTAACCGCTTAGTGGGTGGAACAGGTAACGATACCCTGATTGATTTAGAAGGGTATGACATCTTCACCGGTGGAATCGGCAATGACCTGTTTGTTTTAGGAGATGCCAGCGGTTCAGCTTATGACTCTCCTTTCTATGATGGGTATGCTGTTTTGACCGACTTCAATGCTGCTGAAGATATGATTCAGCTCAGCGGCAATGCAAACAAATATAGTTTGGGGGCAGCTTCCGAGGGTGATGTCTCGGGTGCAGGACTCTATCGTGGTAATGACTTGATTGCCATTGTTGAAAATACAACTGTCGAATCCCTTGACCTGGATGCCTCCTACATTAGCTATGTGTAA
- a CDS encoding ATP-binding protein, with translation MINPKQQTVVLPTRSILGDFFRQTRTRILLLYVVLMGLFTGLAIPLFQALITAQVSLRVRNDLSEAHEIFHTAYMNWERLPNQTLEDLETFADDFLVNQLPEDDNFFIFIIGGDLYHSNPPQLLQPMRPGSELYEQWLDITQFTRGEQVTDNPKIGTVLYKAEPLIVDGDPLGVMVLAHATAGEQHEALASVYTFMLMEGVVVLISLLLAWFVTGRLFEPVRELAIAARNINETDLTQRLSPQGSGELADLSQIFNAMMDRLEHSFNSQRRFVNDAGHELRTPITIVRGHLELMGKDPKEQEETIELVMDELDRMSRLVKDMITLTQSEHPDFLQYEMIDLRQLAHDLLTKAQALAERDWQLNLDCSGSMMGDRQRLTGALLNLLRNAAQHTPPTGTIELGCQQTLTQVIFWVRDNGSGMSPEEQLRIFDRFARLGKRQSDGSGLGLAIVKAFTKAHRGKIDLVSQPGVGSTFRITLPLSAQNSTEM, from the coding sequence GTGATTAACCCTAAGCAACAAACCGTAGTACTGCCAACACGCTCGATTTTGGGGGATTTTTTCCGCCAAACTCGAACGCGCATTTTGCTGTTGTATGTTGTGCTGATGGGGCTATTCACAGGACTCGCTATTCCCCTATTTCAGGCGTTGATAACAGCACAGGTCTCTCTGCGAGTGCGCAATGATTTGAGCGAAGCCCATGAAATTTTTCATACAGCCTATATGAATTGGGAACGACTGCCCAATCAAACATTGGAAGATTTAGAGACCTTCGCAGATGATTTTTTAGTCAATCAACTCCCGGAGGACGATAACTTTTTTATCTTTATTATTGGGGGAGACTTATACCACTCCAATCCCCCTCAATTACTCCAGCCCATGCGACCTGGGTCTGAACTTTATGAGCAGTGGCTCGATATTACTCAGTTCACTCGGGGAGAGCAGGTCACAGATAATCCCAAGATTGGGACCGTTCTCTATAAAGCCGAACCGCTGATTGTAGATGGTGACCCACTCGGCGTGATGGTTCTTGCCCATGCAACAGCGGGAGAACAGCATGAGGCTTTAGCAAGCGTCTATACCTTTATGTTAATGGAGGGAGTTGTCGTGCTGATCTCCTTACTCTTGGCTTGGTTTGTGACGGGGCGATTGTTTGAACCTGTGCGAGAACTTGCGATCGCAGCGCGTAACATCAATGAGACCGATTTAACCCAGCGCTTATCTCCTCAAGGCTCGGGAGAATTAGCAGACCTGTCTCAAATCTTTAACGCCATGATGGACCGACTCGAACATAGTTTTAATAGTCAGCGTCGCTTCGTCAATGATGCTGGCCATGAACTACGGACCCCAATTACGATTGTCCGAGGGCATTTGGAATTAATGGGGAAAGATCCGAAGGAACAGGAGGAAACGATTGAACTGGTGATGGATGAGCTGGATCGAATGAGCCGCCTAGTTAAGGATATGATTACCCTGACCCAGTCGGAACATCCAGATTTTCTCCAATATGAAATGATTGATCTGAGGCAGTTGGCTCATGATCTATTGACGAAAGCGCAAGCCTTGGCAGAACGTGACTGGCAATTGAATCTAGATTGCTCTGGTTCCATGATGGGCGATCGCCAACGGCTAACCGGAGCGTTACTGAATTTACTGAGAAATGCTGCTCAACATACCCCACCAACCGGGACGATTGAATTGGGCTGTCAGCAAACCCTCACTCAAGTCATTTTTTGGGTACGAGATAACGGATCGGGTATGTCCCCAGAGGAACAACTGCGAATTTTTGACCGATTTGCTCGATTAGGCAAACGCCAATCAGATGGATCGGGTTTAGGGCTGGCTATTGTGAAAGCGTTTACCAAAGCTCACCGAGGAAAAATTGATTTGGTAAGCCAACCCGGTGTCGGATCTACCTTTAGAATTACGCTACCCCTCTCCGCCCAAAACAGCACTGAGATGTAA
- a CDS encoding GTP-binding protein — protein MTTTTSDPTQTLKAEKRGLPVTIITGFLGSGKTTLLNHILSNQEGLKTAVLVNEFGEIGIDNDLLISTGEDMVELSNGCICCTINNDLVEAVYKVLERSDKIDYLVVETTGLADPLPVALTFLGTDLRDVTRLDSIVTMVDSENFSLDLFNSEAAQSQIAYGDIILLNKADLVDEADLDLLEVRVREMREGARIIRTTKSQVSLPLILSVGLFESDKYFDDEHDHEHGHDHGHSDDHSHDHHDHDHHDHDHSNCEHDHDHSHHLDNDGFTSLSFQSDRPFSVRKFQKFLDEQLPLNVFRAKGILWFDESEKRHVFHLSGKRFSLDDEDWRGEPKNQLVLIGQDLDHDKLRSQIENCLATVASSRSKGFG, from the coding sequence ATGACCACAACAACTTCGGACCCCACTCAGACCTTGAAGGCTGAAAAGCGCGGGTTACCCGTCACCATTATCACGGGCTTTTTGGGCAGCGGCAAAACGACGCTATTGAATCACATTCTTTCCAATCAGGAAGGTCTAAAAACGGCTGTTTTGGTCAATGAATTTGGCGAGATTGGCATTGATAACGATCTCCTGATCTCCACTGGCGAAGACATGGTAGAGCTGAGCAATGGCTGTATCTGCTGCACCATCAACAACGATTTGGTAGAAGCCGTTTATAAGGTTCTGGAGCGGTCCGACAAGATTGATTATCTGGTGGTCGAAACTACTGGGTTAGCTGATCCTTTACCTGTTGCTTTGACTTTTTTGGGCACTGACTTGCGAGATGTGACTCGCTTAGATTCAATTGTCACCATGGTCGATTCTGAAAACTTTAGTTTGGATCTGTTTAATAGCGAAGCGGCCCAAAGTCAGATTGCCTATGGCGATATTATCTTGCTTAACAAAGCTGATCTGGTGGATGAAGCGGATTTAGATCTGCTAGAAGTGCGCGTTCGGGAAATGCGAGAAGGCGCTCGGATCATTAGAACCACGAAAAGTCAGGTTTCCCTACCCCTGATTTTGAGTGTCGGGCTATTTGAATCCGATAAGTACTTTGATGATGAGCACGACCACGAACACGGCCATGACCACGGCCACAGTGATGACCATAGCCACGACCATCATGACCATGATCATCACGACCATGACCACAGCAATTGCGAGCATGATCATGATCACTCCCATCACTTAGATAACGATGGGTTTACATCCCTCTCATTCCAGAGCGATCGCCCCTTCTCAGTGCGCAAGTTTCAAAAGTTCCTGGATGAACAACTACCCCTCAACGTTTTCCGAGCCAAAGGAATTCTGTGGTTCGATGAAAGCGAAAAGCGTCACGTCTTTCACTTAAGTGGTAAGCGCTTCTCCCTCGATGATGAGGACTGGAGAGGAGAGCCCAAAAATCAGCTGGTACTCATTGGCCAGGATTTAGATCATGACAAGTTGCGATCGCAAATCGAAAACTGCTTAGCCACCGTTGCCAGCAGCCGCAGCAAAGGATTCGGCTAA